The genomic region TTGTGGGGAATtttgttgtttcttttgtatTTATTGTTTTTGCGAAAGCAGGGGGAAGCGGGACGGGGAAAAGCTGGTTGTCGTCTGCCGTCGTTTCTTGCTagttgctggtggtggtgatactTCTTCAGTGCTTTGCAGGTAATATCAGCTCGCAAGTAGCAAAAATGGGGTGCTTTTACAGCTATAGATATTCAAGTCTTTCTAGATTTGTCTACCCTGCCTGTGTCTAAAGTTATAATTTGAGtttaaaagaaagaaaaaaccacGGGAAATCCCGGGCACGCAAGATAGGCTTCAACAGTAGCCCTGCCCACTGCAACAAAGACCGAAAGCTAAACCTTAGAGACGGGAGGCTTGCAAGTGTCTAAAGTTATATGTTCGGTTGAGCAATACTATGGGTTATAGGACGACGGTGCCATTGCTAAGAATACAACGAACAAGTGGTAACAATAAGAACGACGCATGAAATGGTATCCGCATCCGTTACGAGTTTTACAATCAGCTCCTCTATCTGGGCGAGAGGGGAAGAAAGACTGGCTTTCATGTcgcttttccttctctctaCCAAAAGTAGTGACATCAAAACAAGGGGGTTTGGTTTTCCTGCCTGGatcccccccaccttcccccttttcatcTTTCTTGTTCACCCTTTTGTGTGTGATCCGCGTGTGTCCGCCCAAGAATCTGTCCCTGAACGCCATTGCAAATGCCGAACTCAAAACCACATCTTTCATTCGTtcatccgcctccgcctTCATCATTTCCACCCtcacaaccaaccaaccaaccacctcgCGGCTCGTTCCCTTCTTCCTTTCAGATTGTCCCATGGAAACCCCGGTCATGATTTCTTCATTTTTTAAGTTCCCCATTAAAATTCTTTTTATTTGCCACCCTGGGCAGCTAACCTGTTTagcctctccctctccacctcgtAGTTGAAGTCAAAGTACCCCTTATCGAACTGGTGCACGCGGACGTAaccgtcctcaccaccagaggCGTAACCCTTGCCCGTGGGGTCGGCGGCGACTGTGTTGAGAGGGCCGAAGTGGCCACGGACACggccaatctcctcctcaaagaTCTTGTGGTAGAAGCGGGCCTCGAATTTACCCTGTCTCGCCGAGGTGGTTGTGACATCCATGGCGGCCTGACCACCGCCGAGGATGACATACTCCTTCTTGGGGGTGATAGCGGCGCTGTTGAGGGGTGTGTCGGCGACGTACGTCTTGAGGACTTCGAGCTCCTTGGCTGTGATGAGCTAGAGGTTTTTCTGATGTTAGTAAATAATGTTCTCTTGCGGTTTTCACACATACAAGACAAAAAACATTACCTTGGCACTCTTGTCTTTTGAGGCGGTGATGAAGTATGTGCGGTCCTGGTTCCACTGGAGAtcggtgatgggggagcCGAGCTCGTGGACATTGACGTTGTAGATGAGGTCGCCCGTCTTGCCGTCGTACTGGGAGACGCTGCCGTCCTCGTGGCCGGCGATGATGTACTTGCTGAGGTAGCTCCACCCGGCAACGGTGGCCTTGCTCTCCTCGCAGACGATGGTCAGGACCTTCTCGTCCGACTGTTCGGCCTCGGGGTCGACCTTGATGTCGAGCACGACGATGGTGCCGAGATGACCCATGCGCTTCTCCGTCACGCCGAGGAGCT from Podospora bellae-mahoneyi strain CBS 112042 chromosome 4, whole genome shotgun sequence harbors:
- the TIF34 gene encoding translation initiation factor eIF3 subunit (COG:J; BUSCO:EOG09262W7C; EggNog:ENOG503NV6H), with the protein product MRPILLSGHERALTQVKYNREGDLLFSTAKDQHICAWFAHNGERLGTYQGHQGAIWTVDVDPTSTIIASGSADNTIRLWEVKTGKLLKTWDFPTAVKRVEFNEDGTKLLGVTEKRMGHLGTIVVLDIKVDPEAEQSDEKVLTIVCEESKATVAGWSYLSKYIIAGHEDGSVSQYDGKTGDLIYNVNVHELGSPITDLQWNQDRTYFITASKDKSAKLITAKELEVLKTYVADTPLNSAAITPKKEYVILGGGQAAMDVTTTSARQGKFEARFYHKIFEEEIGRVRGHFGPLNTVAADPTGKGYASGGEDGYVRVHQFDKGYFDFNYEVERERLNRLAAQGGK